The DNA region GGGATCTTTTCCCAAGAAATTACCTGCTCCCAAGTGCTTCTTTCAGGCTTTACTTCCAGGGAACCATTTGAAGGCAGGCCAGCACCTGCATAGGCTCAGGTAACTTTTCTCAACAGCTCCCAATTAATTAAATTCCATCCAACATGCTTGCTGGCTCTCACTTCCCTGGACTAATGAAAACTCAAAAGGGGGGGACAAGGAAAACCCAGAGAATCCACACTATATGTTGATTTTGGGCAGCCTTCTCAGTTTGAGTTTGAGTTCAGGCTAGGTTGGTTCATGCCTCACATTCTTTTGCGTTCTGGGGGATTCACAGGGAGAAGTATTAATTAATTGCATCataacaaatacatgaaaataatgaCAGTTGTCATTTAGTGAGCAACTTGTTCTATTAATCTTAAATGTTCTATTTCAACttctattaatattaattttattagaaatttaaatgtaatatttaaattttaatttcttttttttctttttttttttttttttttaggctccggacgcacaggctccggacgtgcaggctcagcggccatggctcacgggcccagccactctgcggcatgtgggatcttcccagaccggggcatgaacccgtgtcccctgcatcggcaggcagactctcaaccactgcgccaccagggaagccctaatttcttttttaacagctttcttaagatgtaattcacataccatacaattcacccatttgaagtgtaaaattcaatggtttttagtaaatttacagagttgttCAGCCATCAGCACAATCAGTTTTAGAAGATTTTCACCATCACACAAAATAATCCCTTATCCATTAGCAGTCCTTACTTCCTTCTCCCAaacatccccaccccccaaaccctggcaaccactaatctattttctatctccatggatttgcctattctggacaattcatagaaacagaatcatTTGTGGtctttgtgtttggcttcttttactctgTATAATATTATCAAGGTTCATTgaagttgtagcatgtatcagtatttgatttctttttattaccaaatcacattttattgtatggacataccatgtatctattacttttttttttaatagtcataATCAACTTTTATTGATTTTACATAAACAGCTTAGAGAATGCCTTTGGAAACCATGTTTTCCCAACATATTTATGTTACAACACATGACATTTCTTTATGAAAGCATTTGTTAAATCTTTTTGCAGAGGGAGTggggaaaaatgaagaaagaggagGCGAAATAAGATTTCAAAACTAATCTTCAGTGATAGGCCTAAATATTTGGcaattatttccttttatagAAAATCACAGGATTGTAACTTTGAAACATACCAAAAGTGCAGTGcatcaatttaattaaaaaaccagTGGTGTCTAATATATTATTTGGGCATCAAATTTCCCCTTCTAAATATAAGCAGGGTCATATAATTTTACACTTATTAAATAATGGTTGAAAACAATAACCATCAAAATCTTTAAATAATCCCAGATCTGGATTAAGTCATGgtagtattaatattttctaaaattccaaTTTATTTGTTCATCAGTAAAATGTAACAGTTGACAATGTCTCCAGAGAATAAGTTTTCTATGTGTAGGAAGACAATAATTTTATAACACCTGCTATTAATCAGGTCACTGAGCTACTAATACATTATATCATGATTTATTTTCACACTGATTTTTCCACTTCAACAAAGTACAAGCAGTTGTTATCATACCAATTCTGAGTACTTAATCATTCCTGAAACAAGGAACCATCTTCATATTAGTACTTCTTTGTTATGGTGTTTAGTCTTGATATCATTAAGCACAATGAATTTTACTTAATGAATATGGATGAATTAAGGCAAAAGGATATAACCTAGCCCCCTCAATAATTTATcctctaccttttaaaaaaatgttgttgaGGCTATACAAATTACAGATCTACTGGCTGGAAAGACAACTTCTCCCTTAGACCAACATTCAGTATTTTGAGCACGAGGTTAAAGTCATGGCGTTCACGGCATGTTCCCTTGTTCTACCATTATGGTCGTTCCTCACCTGTACCCATAATACTGATTTTCAAATGATATTGTTCACTTGCTCTGCATCCTGGCTGTAGATTATTTtccttgattaaaaatatttaatatttgggtAATAATCTACTCAATCTTTGTAAACTCTCCattgaataatttttcatttttacaaccACTTACCGCATGGCTGTTGCGCTTTTCTTCTGTCATCTTCTTCACATAATTAAGTGGTCTGTTCCCTTCAAAGGAGGAGGGATTTTTGAATAAGCCTCCAATTCTATCCCACAATGTGAAATACTGTCCATAGTTATAGTCAAAGAGCATGTGGTGGTCTGTATGATGAGCTGAGCCATTAATAAATGGCCTGAAGATATGGGGAACATGAAAATCACCATCATGAATAGAAATTGTCCAGATATTGACCAAGATGTACAAACCTAAATAAACTACCTTGTGTAATGGGAAGATAAATGGGTGTATGTGGTAAGGTAGACCCTGAAGGAAGCCATCCAGAGGATGAAAAGCATGACTTGCAAATGGAGTTGGAATCTTCCAGATACGATGAGGTTTGTGTAAGCGCTAATATACAAGTCTATGATGAAGGTCTCTGTGAATCCAGTAGATCAGCATGttagtgaaaaagagaaaagacagtacACTAGCAATGAATCAAAACCAGCCATATGGAAACTCCTCCATGGTGTCATATAGTTTGCTGTAACCTCTCACCTCTAGCAGGAACACTGAGACCGTGGGGATGCTTATCCATGGCATTGACTGGACAGAATGCATAATCTCTCGATAGACttggttctttaaaaattgtgggtGTTTCATTAATGAATGATCATAGACAAAGTAATAACTCAGTGTTGCGCATAAGAAATAAAGGATATAAGCACCGAGATTTGTTATAATCAGGAAACTGACAGCTTGTCGGAAGATGCTGTCCTCTGGCCATGTGGCTGGATATATGTAtggtgtaaaaaaataataatctgcaGCCTTGAGTACAAGATCCATCTTAGCCCCTAGAGAGGGTCTGCCGCCCGCTGCCGATTAGGTTCCTGCGGGGCCCCGGCTGCTCCAGCTACTCTCTATTACTTTTTGattgtctcttttgttcactgaagTACTCCtaacacctagaacagtgcctgccacaaaAACTGTTGGATAAATATATGTGAGATATATGAATGAGTAATTGGTGAGAGATCTCACAGTAGGAATGAAACTTAGTCCAAAAACTAAGCTGTGAAAGAGGTATacgtttctttatttttctataactAAGTTAAATTCCTATTTTGAGAACCATCCTGTGCAATTCAGGGTCTACAAGCCTGAGAATACATCTGTCTCCAGGATCATCCCCTACCCACACTGGCATCTTCTGAGACAGCCTCATTCCCCAAGATTGCAGGTATAGGAGTCCATCAGGCAGGATGCAGCTAGGTTACCTCCCTTTCCAGCAGGGATTCTCCTTGAAACTTCCCTGCCTTCCAGTGTGCAGGGGTCCCTGCCAGGCAAGGCTGAGGGATAACTGTGAGGCTGTTTGAGATCCTCTCTGCCTGGACACACAGCTGGTGGCTCCTTCTCTGGAGTCCTACAAACTACCCAGGTGTTGCATACTGACACAGGACAATTGGATTGTTCCCAGTACTTGACTCTCATTCTCATCCCCCGACTGCCCGCTTTTTTAGCTAGCTGTAGTGGGAAGAGCAGAGGCTTGATCCAATAGCCACAAGTTCAAATTCAGGTTCTTATCAAcctagctgtatgatcttggacaattcctttccctctcctgagcctcactttccttacTGGTAGTGTTATGGGGGTGAACAAGTATAATGCCTATGTCCCCCCAAAGTCTACTGGCCCTCTTGTCCCTATGTGTTGAGGCTGTTCTGACCTCAACATAAAAATGAAGCAGTTTTGTACTTTGGATGATCACCACCCTGCCTACTCCTACCCTTACCCCCACTCACTCTACTCCAGCCTTCACGGTCGACTCGGCATTTCTCTAATGCTCCAAGCATGTTCCCATTCCAGGATCTTTGCGTTTTCtgcttctctgcctggaatgctcttctcctAGACACCGGCAGGGCTAGCTCCCTCATTGCCCTTAGTTTTTGATGAAAACTCACTTCTTGCAGGAAGACTTCCTGGCCTGCCTCAacacccctcctcttccccctcacaTACCACCCGCCCAGTCTGTCTCCTTCCTTGACCTAGGTTTGCCCCCAGCTTGTATCGCTACCTAACATCTGCCATCCTTCTTCATCATGTGTCTTCCCCACCATAATATCAGCTACAGGAGAACAGATTTTGATCTGTTGAGTTTGCTAGTGTAGCCCCAGCACCCGGAATGCTTTGCAAGATGTTGTGGGGCtatcctggtggtgcagtggttgagagtccacctgccgatgcaggggacacgggttcgtgccctggtccgggaagatcccacatgccgcggagcggctgggcccgtgagccatggccgctgagcctgcgcatccggagcctgtgctccgcaacaggagaggccataacagtgagaggcccgtgcaccacacacaaaaaaataataattaaaaaaaagatgttgtgaaaatatttgttgaatgaatgaatgaatgatgtggGGAATGGGGAAAGTCTATATTGTCTGGCTTGTCATATTCACTGTCTGCTTTCTGGGCTCAACCCCGGTGGGGATTTCCCAGCCTGTGAGAAGCCAGTTTCCTCCTCCCCTGCATCTTCCCAGCCCCAGATCTTTCGATGTCTCATCAGCTCCTTTGAATTTGCATGCCCCACACGAGGAGGTCAGCCACAAAGCGCCTAGAGTTCCGGAAAaggcaaactttaaaaaaactttttttttcttcctgtctgcATAAAGTGCAGAGGCTGCCCGAACAGCAGTGCGATGGGTAACAAGTGTGCAGCGCTGATGGCAGTCCCGTCCGCGGTAGGTGCTCAGATGCCTGCTGAGAGGAGCCACTAGGGAAGCTGAGATTCAGAGGTGTTACCTCAGCTCACAGCTCCAGCCTGGGAGTGAGGTACCGTTCAAATGTCATGTTTCGGAATCTGAACACACTCCACTCCACcttcttttaggattttttttttttttttttttttttttttttttttttttgcggtacgcgggcctctcactgttgtggcctctcccgttgcggagcacaggctccggacgcacaggctcagcggccatggctcacgggcccagccgctccgcggcatgtgggatcttccctaaccggggcatgaacccgtgtcccctgcatcggcaggcagactctcaaccactgcgccacctgggaagcccctcttttaGGTATTAAAAGCTCATCAAGGAAGGGAGAAGTAGAATCTGGAGGAATTGGTATATGCATAGATGTTGTAGATCCCTGCCCACCCATCTGTCTCTACAGGGCAAACCCTGAGCGTTGTTTATAACGTGCAAGGGGGTCCAGTAGAGGTGTTGACACGACACATAGAGGACGAGGGCTTTGTCATGTTCTTCTGCACTTGACACGGTTGCTTAAACGTGCTAAGGCAGGCAACAGTGTAACTTAAGATGTTGGGTTTGTTTGGGGCCTGATTAGCAAGTGGTCTAATAAATTGGGACTGGTTTGTTCTAACTCTCTACTCACCtccaacttgctgtgtgaccttgaatgacattcccagcctctctgagccttaggcTGATCCTCTGCAAAGATCATCCACTGGCAAATTACAATATCTAGTGGTTTTCAAAGGCTGGGCTACTGCTCAGTGCCTTTACAAGGAGATGCCTGAGATGTAAAAGCCTTTGTGTACAATTTGCCTGAGACCTAAAGTGGAAGTGAGAAACAACTGAATATCTGGTGTGTCAAGTTCTCAGCAGAGATGTGAACATCTTTTGCAAAGCTTCAGGCACCGATGGCTTCCTGTCGGTATTTTACATCTGAATGCCCAGCTCAGTTGGACTTGTCAGTTTCCATTTCTCCCTTGTCAGTGGGAGGATCAGAGGACTCCTGTAAGGAAGCCAGCCAGACTCCATCCTTGACCTTCTTCTCTACACACGCCTAGTCACCAGTTTTGAGCAATTCCCTGTCCTAAATTGCCTCCAAGCCACCCACTTGTCCCCATTCCCCTGGACACCACCCTGACtcaactccccaccccacccaacgCCCTCCTGCAATAGCCCCCTATCCTGTGTCCTCCCAGGTTTGCAGAGCAGCTAGAGTGATGGTTGGAGCTAGACTAGGGTCACCGCCCCCCTCTCCCGCTCCAGCTGCTTAAGCTCTTCAAAGCCTCTCCACCGCTCTCCTATAAAGTCCCAATTCTTCCTTTAACTCTCACCACCTTCTGTGTTCATCTCTGCAGCCCTTCTGCCCCCTGCACTTTATAACCCTGGCCACATGGAATCACTTGCCCCCTTCCCCACATCTATCCCTCACACGTGCTGTGCTTCTGTTTGGAACCAGCATCTTTCCCATCTTCACTTGGGGAACTCCCACTTGGTCCTTAGGCCTCTCGATTTGGGAGACACTTTCTCCCCCCAGTTTCCCTGATCTACTCCCTCTGGCTTAGGCTGAGATTTCTCCTCCTGTGCTAACTGATTAACTGGAGGCATCTGCCTGGAATGCTAGTCTGAGAAGGTTTTGGAGACCAAGGTGAGTGAGAAAGAGAGCTGTGAATGGTTGAAGGCATTTGCAACGgaaggaggggtgtgtgtgtgcagttaAGCCTTCACCACCTGATATGACCCTTCCCCTTGCCTATGTCtagctccctcctccccacccaccccccatgaAATCCTCTGAATGCTTCTGCTAACACTGATCTCACCTTCTCCAAATGCCTTTGTGTAGAATCAAAGCCACAGAGCTAGCCCTACCTTCTTCCATAATTGCGTTAAGCATCATTTCTGTCTCCTGAGGCTGGATGCTCCTAGGAAATAAGAAACTTCTAATGGAGTCTTCTCTGTTCCCCATCCAGCAGGGCTGGAAAATAGTTGCTGACAGCTGGATGGTTGCTTGCAGCCCTTGGCTCTGGCTTCCCAGTACCCTGTCGATGGTCACGTGTCCTCTTCCCCACAGGCTCTAAGACCCCGTGCTTCCAGTGCTCTGATCTCATCTCCTGCTGTAGCCTGTCTATGTCATGCTTGAGCTTCTCATGGTTCCCCCACTTCCCACTGTTCAAGTTcatttcaaatgtcacctcctggaAGACCCTTGCCTGACTATCCTGCTCCTTTATGACTCTCTAGAAAGTTACCCTGCTTTACGTTCTTTAGACCATGTGTCTTCTTTtgctgtgtttccttttttcttattgtctggctcccccacccccatgccccccAGATATAAACTCCCacattttgtctgtcttgttctcaCCGTATCCCCAGACCAGGCACTGTggctgaatggatggatgagtgagtgaatgaatgaatgaacgaatgagcaAACGCCTGAGGAATGGGCTGTCTGTCACTGAGACTGACCCAGTAGGGGGGCATCTTTTACCAAATTGTTAATTTCCCAGGCCTTTGGAATTATAGCATCTGGCTCTGCACATCCAGGAGAATTGTAGATGGCCTCTTGCTTTCTGGGAGAAAgcagtggaaagaaagaaaagagaaagagagagaaggagagagagagagaaggaagtggTTGCTGGATTTGAATGTGCACTGGGCCACCTGAAAGGCAAAGGAGCCATCAGCCACTGTTCTGCTCCCCAGCTTCTCCCACTCCTGGAaagaaaggaggctgggaaagcgTCCCTTTCGGTGGCCATATTTGCTGAAAAACAATAAGCCACGTTTCACAGCTGATGCACCAGAAAGGAACAAATACCCCTCTGACGGGCTCTGAGCCTTGGACTTGAGAATCCCCTGAAGATGTTAAGGGAGTTTAATATTTCCCAGCAGAAAGTGCTTTTGGAGAAAGgaaacagggagggagggaagcattTTCCTATATCCTTTACGGTCTTAACAAACCAGGCCTGTTCCTTCGGTGaatgctttggttttttttctgcAGTTTATTCTCAAAGACTGTTCAGTGATGCTcaaaggctgtctttcctccaggACCAGGCAGAGAGCTTCTTAACCTGAGATAGCTGTTTGTTGCTAATATTTTTTACTGTGATAAGTTTGGAAAATACCAAAAAGCagaattttaaggaaattaaaacaatctATATTCCCAGCACTCAGAGGCAAATCTCCAGGCTTTTGCTTCTCTCATATATTCTTATGAAATTTGGGAACATGTCATATATACTGCTTTCTCATTTGACAATATGTCATAAACCATCATGAACATTCTTACTTAAGAGAAATTGTTTTTGCCTTCTTACTACAAAATAATACACTTTTGCTATagagaactaaaaaaataaaatgaacaaaaataccCAGATAGcacagagaaattttaaaaatctgtaattttACAATTCAGAGGTAATCACTATAGAATATGTACCTAGCTATTCTTTAAAAGCATattcctaatatatatataaaatataattatatataaaagctATTCTTAAAAGGATAAAAATTGAGCCATGTTGTATATTCAGTGAGGCCAGGGAAATAGTCTCTCATAATATGACCATTTAAAATCAAGTACATTTCATATATAACATGATTAATATGTGATGGAATATGGCAGTAGCTCCAGTGAAACTTATTTAAATCACTTTCTCCCTTGCTTTTCTCTACTATGGAGCctgaaaagtgaaaaatactCAGCTTCCCTTGTTGCTGAGGGTGGTCATGTTATTTATTCTGATCAATAGGACAAAGGCAGTTACCTGAGAAAGCCTtctctttccaaataaaaagacaataacttaaaaaaagaagactttttGCCATTTACactaccatttctttctttttttttttttacgctaccatttctttttccttcttggacGTGATGCCTAGAATGCAGCAGCCATTTTGAAAATACGAGGACAAAATCCACAAGCAAAGGACAGTATAGCAGGAAAATAGTAGAAACTGTTGATGATTTTCATGATAACTTCTCTAGCTCTGAACTGGAGTGAGAAAAATATGCTCCATACTTGTTTAAACCACTATTTGTGAGTTTTACTGTTACTCTCTGTGATTGCTCTCCTAACTGATTTGAGATGTGTATAAAATCCAGCATTATACAGGTCTGCCCTTTATCTCTCCATGCTCCATGCAAAATTACCAACTCTCATATTCGAACTTGGTGGGGCCATGTTCACACTAATGTGCTTAATCCAGGAAGGTACCTATTTCAGATGTTCATTTCAGTGGGAGTTCATAACATCTGGCTATCTTCACTCAATTATTTTTATGTAGGtttgtaatttttctgtcttCAGACCCCCTTCGGTGACCAACTTCCCATCCCAAGTCAAGAGCTGAGCTGTATATTTCTGTGTACCAACCCATAGCACAGTGCTTTGTGAAAGGTAGGTACTCAATCAATGAGTGGTTTGATTGTCTGATTTTAATTCTCTGATTTCTTGGTTACAGAATGTGTAAGAATTGCTGAGACTATTGATTTAGACGTCTTTACAGAATGCACGAACACAAAacgatgtttgttttttaaaatgctaagcAGAGTGGTCAGAATGACCCTACTGTACTCTTTTGTTTAAGGAATAGTTCCAGCTGCCCATCACCCATCATTTAATTATTGTTACCAGCCATATATCTCAGTCCAGTGGTAAGAGGAACCTTTTGAAAGAAAGGTTTTGTTTGACAAGATCTGGAAGTGATTAGTTAGGCAGCTATGGCACGTGGCTCATGTCTACTGATAACCAATGGGAGGTGGTCAATTCGTTGAGTTATGCTTGGTCATATGGTCTCTTGTAATTGAGGGTCTGGTGTTCTTGCCTGTCTGAGCAGGCGGTGGGTCAGCAGGGAGTCTCACGGCAAGGCAGACAAAGAGGGAAGAGGGTAGTGTGGTTGCCCAATACGTCTTCAGAACAACTTGATCCGAACTGTTGGTGGTTCCAAAAGTCACCATGTAGCTGTCCTTGGTGTGTCATTGGGCaatggttgggggtgggggtgggaaccTTGACCTCTGCCTGTCCACTTGCAGCAGCAGGATGAGAGCCAACTGTTCAATGAGTATCTTCAGTTCATGTCTTGTTTGCCTGGCTCAGTCCATCTTCTTCAGCCATGGGGACCAGCACAACAAGGAAGAAATCACTTGAGAGGTTAGTCTTGTTGGCTTCTCCCTGGTGGGAGCTAAAAGCCAAGGCCACCTGGTGACTGTAGGAGCCGAAGGGGCTTTGGCCTCACAGCCCATTAGGTGAAAAAATTGAGCAAGAGAAGAACAAGGACAGCCAATGGCTGGGGTCCAGGAAGACGAGGTGCCAGGGGGAGGGTGAagcaggagagaggcctcagggcttagtgggaaagaagagaacagagaaacAAATTCTGTTATGCTCCTTCATCCCCCGAACTAATTGTCCTTAAGAAGTAAAAGTTCATATTTAACGGACTCTCCTTTATGCAGAGACCACATTTACGGAAACACCGTAAGTCATTTTCTTGTAGAGGCATCAGGAGAGGGTCCACAAGAAGTAAAGGAGGAAGGTGCTGGCTGGGTTAGAAAGGATCATGGATGTCTGCACATAAAGGGATTTGGAGGTCATTTAGGCTACCAACTGCCTTTTATGGAAACGCTCAAGGGAGGGAGAGTGGCGTGCCCAAGGTCATACGGGTTCAGGGTGCAACCTGGCTTTTTTATGCCAGGCCTGGTAATCCTTTTCCACATCTCTTCCAAGCCTCCTTTTATATTTCCAGTGGGAAACGGCTCCCCACTCTCCTTCAGCCTCTGGGTTCTAATTCCTGTGCTCTGCAAAtcccttttccttcccctcccatcCTCTGCCCATTGATGACCTTTCTTAATAAGGGAAAAGGAAATAAGTATAGAGCCCAGAGGTGGCTTGGTGCTTGGGGGTTGGGTGAGTGGTTATACAAGCAGAGCATTTACAGGGAAATGAACATTATCTAAGATTCAGTTTGCTGACCATGACACCCCAGACAGGAGTGTctccatcttgggcctagaaatttatttcaacatAAGGAAGATCTTATTAGCATCATTTAAAgaataaagagggcttccctggtggcatagtggttgagagtccgcctgccgatgcaggagacgcgggttcgtgccccggtccgggaagatcccacatgctgcgcagcggctgggcccgtgagccatggccgctgagcctgcgcgt from Mesoplodon densirostris isolate mMesDen1 chromosome 1, mMesDen1 primary haplotype, whole genome shotgun sequence includes:
- the LOC132492389 gene encoding LOW QUALITY PROTEIN: lathosterol oxidase-like (The sequence of the model RefSeq protein was modified relative to this genomic sequence to represent the inferred CDS: substituted 2 bases at 2 genomic stop codons), whose amino-acid sequence is MDLVLKAADYYFFTPYIYPATWPEDSIFRQAVSFLIITNLGAYILYFLCATLSYYFVYDHSLMKHPQFLKNQVYREIMHSVQSMPWISIPTVSVFLLEVRGYSKLYDTMEEFPYGWFXFIASVLSFLFFTNMLIYWIHRDLHHRLVYXRLHKPHRIWKIPTPFASHAFHPLDGFLQGLPYHIHPFIFPLHKVVYLGLYILVNIWTISIHDGDFHVPHIFRPFINGSAHHTDHHMLFDYNYGQYFTLWDRIGGLFKNPSSFEGNRPLNYVKKMTEEKRNSHAVSGCKNEKLFNGEFTKIE